In a genomic window of Saccharothrix sp. HUAS TT1:
- a CDS encoding tetratricopeptide repeat protein, with translation MVTVLRSELGPRHLQTLRALRGLGRWIGESGDPDGAVAAYQEATDGLEQVAGPDHHDTLISWHNLAYWRALAGDVTQATADFHTAATDAERTLGADHPTTLTYRSNLAFWQGVSGDPTAIGTLTTLRHTVETVFGPHHPRTTEAANLLTSWQPPPPHHQPHPHRTRRQPAEVRFDMGSGAIGWTKPAGLAGRSSPPGLPALACIGCP, from the coding sequence CTGGTCACCGTCCTGCGCTCCGAACTGGGCCCCCGCCACCTGCAAACCCTCCGCGCCCTGCGCGGCCTGGGCCGCTGGATCGGCGAATCAGGCGACCCGGACGGCGCGGTAGCCGCCTACCAAGAAGCCACCGACGGCCTCGAACAGGTAGCCGGCCCCGACCACCACGACACCCTGATCTCTTGGCACAACCTCGCCTACTGGCGCGCCCTCGCCGGCGACGTCACCCAAGCCACCGCCGACTTCCACACCGCCGCCACCGACGCCGAACGCACCCTGGGCGCAGACCACCCGACCACCCTGACCTACCGCTCGAACCTGGCCTTCTGGCAAGGCGTCTCCGGCGACCCCACCGCGATCGGCACCCTGACCACCCTGCGCCACACCGTCGAAACCGTCTTCGGCCCCCACCACCCCCGAACAACCGAAGCCGCCAACCTCCTCACAAGCTGGCAACCCCCACCACCCCATCACCAACCCCACCCACATCGGACCCGCCGCCAGCCCGCAGAGGTTCGATTTGACATGGGTTCGGGTGCCATAGGCTGGACGAAGCCGGCAGGCCTGGCGGGACGCTCTTCCCCGCCGGGTCTGCCGGCTTTGGCCTGCATAGGGTGCCCGTAA